A segment of the Malaclemys terrapin pileata isolate rMalTer1 chromosome 1, rMalTer1.hap1, whole genome shotgun sequence genome:
gtcagtggcccagttctggcaaacccagactttgacaagccctttatggtgttcaccgacgcctcagacacaggactgggggcggtgttaatgcaggaggatgaaaagggggagagacaccccatcgtgtacctgagcaagaagttgctaccccgggagcagaactacgcggccatcgagaaggaatgcctggccatggtgtgggccctcaagaaactagagccatatctctgtgggcgtcacttcaccgtgcacaccgaccactctcccctgacctggctgcaccagatgaaaggagccaacgccaagctcctgagatggagcctgctcctgcaggattatgacatggacgtggtccatgtgaagggacgtgacaacctgatagcggacgcgttgtcccggagagggagccctgaacttccccaggtcactggtcagagtgaccccgctcagttcagtctcgaaggggggagagatgtgacggagcagggagcagggcagatttgacctgggaatgttgcaggggggttgcagtggggatgtgggacttcccttgaaggaagctacctgagctgtaacctgagccaggagcgGGGGTgaggagaattaacaccttctgcccgggagactgaacaaaggagaggagcagcgggaggagtggggagtttagtttcggttggggctgggtggtgcaacgcagggaaccccaagctggggtccaagctccctgaacctccccgagggacctaattgaggggggtctggtcgtacctacacgctctgcttgagactgtgttcctgtccttaaataaaccttctgctttactggctggctgagagtcacagtgaatctcgggaagaggggtgcagggccctaactcccccacaatccgcaacagggTGGAAGGGAAAGTTTCCTATAGGGGAAAAGATTCATTTGATAGCAGTGCCTCAGAGGGAGGAGGTCcctgggggggagcccagcaaTCTCTGGAAAATTAAGCTTCTGGAGAATTTTCAGGGTAACTTGTGCCCTCAACAAAAAAATAAGTGATTCTTTAAGCTGGAAAGTGCATGTTCTCTCCAACAGCTGACCTCAAAACCAGCATTCCCCAGACAGCTGCTTTGCAGGGAAACCATCAGCGTATGAGAAGAATGTCAATGCTAAGCACACATGTGAACAGAGAGGGTTAGGAGCTGTAACCGTAACTGTAAAGACAGCTATGCCCATGGAAGTGATATGGCATGACAGCCACATGCAAATAGATTCTCATACCCAGGGCATGCTGAGGCCACAAAAGAGAGTACTGAAACATTTCTGCCTTCTTTATACACGTGTAAATCCCAGTCCCGACTTGTAGCACACACactttcctcccccgcccccattctagTCTTAGACTTCTTCCACACACACAATTGGCAGCAGTTTCCCACACCGTTGAATTTCACATAATGACGTTCCTTTGTAAGAGTGTGGTAGACCCAGATGTTATGTTACGAGCAGCTGTCACACAGTGTCCTATGGGTGCCATTCCCATGGGTATTATCACTCTCCCTCCCAGCGATGCCCTGGGGGAACAAGGTTCCTTGTCAGTCGTGTCTGGTGGCAACAAACTTCCCTGCAAACAGTGCCCTGTAGCTGCTATCTTTGATGCTCTATAGCTACAAGCTTCCTTGCAAATAATGCCCTATGACCCTAAACTGTGTCCCATTGGTGCCCTGTCGCTGTGAGCTTTCCTCCTACTGGTGTCCTGTTGCTATAAGTTTCTCTCTTAGCAGTGTCCTATGGCTTAAAACTTCCATACAGATTGTGCCCATTGGTTGTGAGCTTCGTTCCTGATGGTATCCTGTGCCAGCGAGTTTCCCTCCAGGGCCTTGATTGGGGCTGCCTGAGAATGTGCATCATGCACAgcgaagcactcaaaagtcaggaaatccCGGAGTGAAGATTGCccatttaaccttaactctgatccCATGAGTGTACATTATTATGAGAGTAATTAATTACACAGTCACATGTTCTTTTTCAGACAATATAACAATATATATAATGTAAGTTTCTCTACAGCATGTATAAACATCTTGAAATGCTTCCAACATTTATTATTGTTACATTATTTCATTGTTGTGACTCTTTTCATAGACTTGAACTCTTTACTCTGATTCCCAGAAAAATAGTGCTATGCTTGAGAAGTATCGGTGTCTTTAAAGAAAAACCTGTAAGACATCATTGTCATTTTAGAGACCCCCAGCATCAGAAAGCCAGGAGAATCTAAACTCATGTGCAGAGGAACAATAATATTGGGCTTGAGCCTTCTTCCCTACTGTATGAAGAAAGCCtgaaaagttgtttgtttttgctgtttgtttcacATTCATAATTCAGTTCTTGTACATCCTGTTTCCCTTGGAAGACTCTATAGACAACTGCAGAACAACCAGAGAGGCCTGCCTAACTGGGAGAGAGGAAGGTATTGGTATTCATAGTGTTTTAAACTCTCTGGGCTTTGTTTGTTATTATTAACACCTATTTAACACAAATGTCGAAGAAACAGCTGAAAgaaaacttctctttgttaaagattTAACACTCCTGTTTCCTCATCAAGGAAGCTGCTGATTCACATCTCTAAGGAGTTCTTCAGCAAAACAGTAAGGCAAAGACCTGGCATTTTTGATATTTCTAAGGTAGAAAGAAgcagttttttaaactttttaagaaTAAAATTTCAAGCCTTCTTCCCACATCAGAAAAATGCCCTCAAAATGAAGGGCGGGGAGAACACAAAtcctatttctttttccttttattacactgttaaaaacaaaactccCCCCAAAATTTCACTTTAATATAGGGAAATTTCCAGTTAAGTGTCTCTTGAGCAACCTtagctatacacacacacacacacacacacaaatgtgtacAACTCTGTTGGATGgatcttgcttaaaaaaaaaaaaagttcatggcCACAGTTCCAGCAAagagccagcagagggcagcagaatGTGGGCTAATGAAACTCATTCATGATGTCAATCGCTTTGCAACCTAactgtctctcttccctccctctcctcttggTCTTCCCCCACCTCGCTGAATTAGATCTGGCAGGGTTAAGAGTTTGCATTTGGTTACAACTCGCAAGCCCTGGTTAGAGCgcttggagggagagagagagagacatacacaCATCAGACAAGACTAAGAACATGTGAGTGCTGCCAATCTGGCCTGGGGAGGGAGGTGATGGCATCTTTATGGGGGAGAGGACTGAAGGGTCCAACTCCTTGGGGAAGGATGAGAGGTGGACGGGGTTAAATCCATGTCACACTATTACCCCGTTAATCCTCCTGTTAGAAGTGGTGCAGTGTTTGAATCCCCCGGCTGATCTCCTTCCAGGGAAGGGGAATGAGTGTATTTTGGAGGAGCGTAATGACCCCACTTCCCAAGTAACCCCCAGATTGGGACCAGGATGTGAGGGGGCAACTAACCTGCTCAGATTTCCATACCACACCCTGCGGAGAGGGAGAGGTTAATGGCTAGACCTTGCACAGGCCCCCCTTCCCTCAACAGGGGGATCACTCCCCGCCATGCTGAGGACCTTTGGACCCTGAACTGCTGAGCTGGGCAAGCTCCCAAGCTGACAATAAACACAAGCTGAACCAGGTGGCCCAAAGCCAGGCGGAGGGAAACCTTCAGAGCCTATAGGGCTGGATCTCTTACTGTTCCTTCCCCTGGTTCCAAGAGACCTGGGTCCATGGCTGGCGTGTAACAAAGAGCCAGTACCCCTGGGTTCGTGCCTAGTCTCCCTTGAAATGGCTTCCTGGGAACCATATCCTTGGCTAGTACCTGATGCCCAGCTGGTACCTGATTGAATCTTGGGTCTCTTCAATGTCTCCATTGGCTCTATAACACCTGGTCGGTACCCAGTGTACCCAGGGGTCCGTTGGGCTATGCATGAGCCTCCCATGAAGTTTCCACTGGTTGCATATGGCCCAGATCTATGGCTGGTCCGTAACTCATGCTCCATGTACATTGTGTTCACaggctccccctgctcctcctgtggGGGTCTCTTCTCTTTGGAGTGGTCAGTTCCAGCCCAACCCCAAGGAAGCTTTTTGGGGAGATCACATCCCCCAATTACCCCAAGCCATACCCCAACAACAACATCAGCACCTGGGACATTACAGTCCCAAAGGGTTTTGTGGTGAAGTTGAACTTCTGGCAGTTCGACCTGGAGCCATCTGAGTCCTGCCTCTATGACTACGTCAAGGTGCGTGCAGCAGAGACCTGGggtagagctggggaggggaagctggtgACCTTAGGGCACAATCATTTTTCAACAGCAAGCAGGCTCTCCTTGCTATCCAACAGgcacagaggagagggagggagttggAGATGCATAGACCAGGTAATGGTGATACATGGAGCAGGTTGAACTTCACAAAGTCtcatgatttcccctccccctttctccttgACAGATCACAGCAGATAAGAAAGACCTGGGCCGGTACTGTGGCCAGCTAGGCTCAGCCACAGGCAACCACCCAGGAGTCAGGGAGTTTGTGTCCAAAGGGAACCGGATGAGGATGATGTTCCACTCTGATTTCTCCAACGAAGAGAACAGCACCCTTATCCCCTACAAGGGCTTCCTAGCCTATTACCAAGCTGTGGGTGAGTATGAGAGCTCCACACCATGCAggaggggggcacagggctgttCCTCACCAGGAGAATgcagaggagccctgggccccaTCCCCAACAGGCAGAGACCCCAGGACAGTAGCCAGACCCCCAGCACTGCCGCACCGCCAGTACAGAGCTTTGTCAGGTTTAACTCTTTCTTCTCTTTGCCCggcactctctctcccctcagaTCTGGATGAGTGTGCCCATGGCAACGCCCTGGAGGAATACGAGGGGCCTCTGTGCCAGCACCTCTGCCACAACTATGTGGGTGGCTACATCTGCTCCTGCCGCCCCGGTTACCAGCTGCAGAGCGACCACCATTCCTGCCGAGGTGAGTGAAAGGTGCAGAGATTGATGCAGGGGAATAGGGCCCAAGTGTGGGAGTcccccagaggggaaagggagggaggaatgaCCTATGAAGCAATTGGTGGGATGAGAGGCGGCAGTATGTAACTgctgctctcttccctcccccagtggAGTGCAGCAGTGAGCTGTTCACAGAGACCTCTGGGTACCTGTTGAGCCCAGAGTACCCCCTGCCCTACCCTGCGGAGCTGCGGTGCAACTATAGCATCCGCCTGGACAGGGGGCTGGCCATCACCCTCAAGTTCCTGGAGCCCTTCGATATCGATGATCACCAGCAGGTCCACTGTCCCTATGACCAGCTCAAGGTACTGGAAACCAGCCCAAACCTGCGTCCCACCTGCCGTCAAACCTGCTTCTCTCAGGGAAGCTCGCAGGGCCAGcactgctggcaggagagagcagaGATTAGAAAAGGAGGAATGCCCAGGGACCAGAGCAAAGTTGTTTTCCCCAGTCCATCCTCCAGGGTGCCTAGTCCCCAGCATCCTGAACAATGGGGCTCTGGGCCCCTCCAAGACccctcagagctgggggtggttCCTGGATTCTAACCAGAAAATGTCCTCCTTTGCTCCGTGTTACCTCCTCATCCTTCTCCACTTCCCTATATTCAGGATTAGATGGACCCATAGATCTGACCCCAGGCTGGGAgaagcagggactggcccatTAGTCTGATCTGGCAGTGGTGACCCCAAAGTAGATGGGTCACAGGCCCATTGAGGGGAATTGGGGCAAATAGGCCCCTTGGTCTGGCCtgatgcaggggaggagggggtacTGGTGTGGAGAGGCCTGTTGGTATGATTCTGGCTCTGGTGAATCATCTCTTCCTCTCCAGATCCAAGCACGCGGGAGAGAGATTGGTGAGTTCTGTGGCAAGGTGTCGCCTGGCAGCATTGAAACCAACAGCAATGCGGTGGATGTGCTGTTCTTCACAGATGAGTCAGGGTTCAGTCACGGGTGGAGGATCCACTACAGCTCAGAGAGTAAGTGGCTCCATTCCTAGAGCTATTCCAGGCCTGAGCATGCTGCTTGCTAAAGCCTTGTGTGTTCCCCAACAGGAATCCGGTGCCCACAGCCTGTGCCAAGGGACCAGTTCACCCTCATCAAAGACCTGCAGCCCCTATACCGATTTCGTGACTACTTCATCGTCAGCTGCCAGACTGGGTATGAACTGATGGAGGTGaggccctcctgctccccacccttCTGATCTCTTTTTCACTCTTCCTTTCTTCACTTCTGCCGAAGTCTCCTCCTTTCCAGTCTCTTCTCCCTCTTTTCCTCCTTCcaatctcctcccccctcctcgctCCCTGCCTTTTCACAGGAACGGGTGGTGTCAGGAGATTAAGAAAGAACATTGCCATTACTCTCCAGAATGTTTGGGAAGCAGGACTCACTCCCTGGAGGGGCACCTTAGGGGCTCCAGCACTCTGCTCAGGGATCTGATGAAAGGCAGAAGGACTTCCCTGCCCttctctcctgccccatccccaggagGGGTGTCTCTGGGGTAGAATCAGAGTTTACTGTTTTGGTGACTGCAGGTTTTTCTGGCTGGGATAAAgaggctgcagcatgagcctgCTGAAATAGGGGTAGCCAAGGCCAATGCATGACGGAGGGGTAGGAGGTTGGGTAAGGAGGAAAGGTTCAGAGGTCACAGAAGGGCACCGAAGTGGACATCAGGAGCAGAGTTGCGCAGCGGTGAGAAGGCAGACACGAGGCTCCCTCACCATGATTTGGGGTTGAGGGCAGGGACCTGAGGTTACATGTGGTcctcagctcttctcttctttttcctgcaGGGTGACCAGAAGTTGGCATCCTTCACCGCTGTCTGCCAGGATGATGGGACTTGGCACCGACCCATGCCCCGGTGTAAAAGTGAGTCAATAATCCCACCCCCACAGATGGATTATCCCCCCAAACCGATCCCGGACCCCAAGGGGTGAATGGGGAGTACATCCTCCATAACCCACATAGCCTTTCTATTGTCAGCAAGGGGACTCATAAATGCCAGTTCTGACAGTATCTTAGGCATTGAGGTCCTTAGGCATAGGTCCTACTGGGACCAAGACTGAGtccacccctccccaaaatcATTGCACTCAGGGGGTGTCAAATGGCCACCATGCTTTCCATTGGGGCTGGAcaacatgtttaaaataaaaacttgttTAGTACAAAAATAgccttttcccccaaaaaaaaactattgcaaaaaaaaccaaactattGATGTTctcgttttttgtttttgttttttgcaatgtTTTTAGGACTTTAATCAGAATTATTATTGAAATATGTAACCCcttttgataaaaatgttgataaagtttttttattaaaaaaataggtCAGCTTTGAACAACTTTGAATTTTTGTGTGCCTTTTTCTCCATTTTCCAAGCAACTCTAGTCTCTTCCAAGTGGGTACTGGACCTGCATCCCCTCCAGCGTGCTATTGGACAgtccccatccctccctcacATCATGGGCTCCAGCTGAATCCAGCATGAGTCTCCGAACCTCACTGCTGCAGTGAGCACTGTGGCTCCCCCTTAACTTCTCTCCTTGTTCTCTTTTGTAGTTGTGAGCTGTGGTGACCCCAAAAAGCTCACCAACGGGGCCTTCAATTATGTTAGCGAACACGGGAACAACTACTACCAGTCAGTGATCACCTACCGGTGCAAGGAGCCTTATTACCGCATAGTCACCAACAGCGGGAGCGGTGAGTCCTGACCCAGGAAGAGCCATAGCAATCTGAGCTGGGAAAGCCTCGGTAACAAGGGTGGTCTGTCCCCTTTAAGGGCAGAGTAGAGGGTCTAGGCATCAGTCAACCTCTGTTCCATGGCTTGGCTCTTTCAGGATCCAGGAGTTTGGGGGAACACGAGGACCTGGGGAATGGCAGAGGCAGAtatgggagaaaggaagcagtCCCGGGGAATTAGTGTTTGGGGAAAGCCAAGACTACTATCTCTTTAAGGGCCTGGGATCAGGACCCTTCTAATGTAGGGTGGAGGCAGGGCTCCCTTCTCTCCCAGCCGATTAGAGAGCCTTGGGAAGGAGGGTAGCATATTTGCTGCCTCGTTTCTCCTAACAGGGGGGCTGCTGAGCTTTCCTCATTTGGGGCTGGAAGAAGTGAATTGAAAAAGGGCCAGCTGGGAGAAGCTGGTTTAAGGCTGCAGCTGGCCTGAATTAGCACAGTCCCGGTAGGAAGGCGATGGAACTCTTGAATGCAAGGAGAGTAAGTCTGCCTGAATTATTACACAGGCCCAGGAACTGGGCTGTGGGACTCCTGACCTTTTAAGAGAGGGGGCCTGTCTCTGAATTAGCACACAGGCTcccaggagaggggtgggggtgagaagcTAAAGACTTCTGTGCTCTGTCCAAAAGTTAATAAATAAGCCAGTAAAGAGGTAATCTTggtctaagtcagtggttcccaaactggggttcatgaacccgggggttttgcaaaatgttacaggaggttctgggggaaaaaattccctaatggcggacagaactgtccctagggactccgggcagcacggggccagtagcccggagcccctggacttccaagagctaagcagatcaaagcaagcatatctatcacactgaggagatttaaacttcaagactacttataagaaatggaacgggaggtggatattttttgctgtttttaaaattaaataggcagctagtattgtttttaaaattattatgaagaacaagtttaagctttctTGTAACATCCGTTGTTTGCCTCAACTCCCcgagacctgaatgcttgtgtaggaggaactctttgagttggcttcttaaataccttcatgctgtttcacatccgATACTCCtggatgaaacataggagccttgtgttataacaggcttattcaaagagatacaagctacaaaagtgagatcttggaagagtgttgccattttcataatgtaataaaaatactgtaatgataaataataattaataataaattgtgtgtaataagcatgtcataaaaacaaattttatatttccaagatcactgcttttataatttatgctcaggcaaaggagaaaatccctggaaatattcatttttaggagggggttcgcgagacttgacattttagtgaaaggggttcacaggttgttaaagtttgggaaccactggtctaagtaCTGTGATCTGGGAGTAAACCATTGCAAGACCCAAGGGGGGtagggggggcggcgcgggcagGGGAACTGCAGGGCCATGCTGTGCCACATGGGAGTGTGCTTGGGGACAATGCCTGCTACACTCCCTCAGATCCCATCTCCCCACGCAACCCCTTGGGCCTAGGCTAGAAGCATCCCCCTATCCATTCCCCATGGCTCCTAGTTCCCTGTGCTCTGGAA
Coding sequences within it:
- the C1R gene encoding complement C1r subcomponent, with translation MLPLLLLWGSLLFGVVSSSPTPRKLFGEITSPNYPKPYPNNNISTWDITVPKGFVVKLNFWQFDLEPSESCLYDYVKITADKKDLGRYCGQLGSATGNHPGVREFVSKGNRMRMMFHSDFSNEENSTLIPYKGFLAYYQAVDLDECAHGNALEEYEGPLCQHLCHNYVGGYICSCRPGYQLQSDHHSCRVECSSELFTETSGYLLSPEYPLPYPAELRCNYSIRLDRGLAITLKFLEPFDIDDHQQVHCPYDQLKIQARGREIGEFCGKVSPGSIETNSNAVDVLFFTDESGFSHGWRIHYSSERIRCPQPVPRDQFTLIKDLQPLYRFRDYFIVSCQTGYELMEGDQKLASFTAVCQDDGTWHRPMPRCKIVSCGDPKKLTNGAFNYVSEHGNNYYQSVITYRCKEPYYRIVTNSGSDTYNCSAHGSWADQDGHEDIPVCLPVCGKPDKPITGIQRIIGGSTAPPGSFPWQAKTHIFGLGGGALLGDRWILTAAHTIYPKKDSSVTETETGGRMSLAEVAKKIEVFLGHTEVNKIHELGNHPVRNVSVHPNYDPDDENNFNGDIALIELQDPVPLGPNLLPICLPDASNSTFYANGYMGYVSGFGVEKNVLADRLKYVSLPMGDERSCKKWLQGKEVNGKPMVFSENMFCAGSPSVGKDTCQGDSGSVFTVQDSESERWIATGIVSWGIGCHKSYGFYTKVINYLDWIKDITGM